Proteins co-encoded in one Quercus robur chromosome 8, dhQueRobu3.1, whole genome shotgun sequence genomic window:
- the LOC126695008 gene encoding uncharacterized protein LOC126695008, translating into MGVKEKPLSRKRSRDNESSNREDPVVTSSTVMPALQHPTSPTSSLEMITPTNEVAQRRGQDKAMVGTFWDEADCAIAKAHDAISVKDLKPLTTKPLNELMYSHIHKIMQVLGESLHISGKYLDYEEKFAVAQSKVDSLSSEK; encoded by the exons ATGGGTGTGAAAGAGAAACCTTTATCGAGGAAACGCAGTAGAGACAACGAATCGTCAAATAGGGAAGATCCTGTGGTCACTTCTTCCACTGTTATGCCTGCCCTTCAACATCCTACTTCTCCCACATCATCATTGGAGATGATTACCCCTACTAATGAGGTGGCCCAAAGGAGAGGACAAGATAAGGCAATGGTTGGAACTTTTTGGGATGAGGCCGATTGTGCTATTGCGAAGGCCCACGATGCCATTTCTGTTAAGGATTTGAAACCACTGACGACCAAACCTTTGAATGAATTGATGTATTCTCATATTCATAAGATTATGCAG GTGTTGGGTGAATCTCTGCATATCTCGGGGAAATATTTGGACTATGAGGAGAAGTTCGCAGTGGCTCAGTCCAAGGTAGACTCACTTTCTTCTGAAAAATGA